A single genomic interval of Gemmatimonadota bacterium harbors:
- a CDS encoding heme ABC transporter ATP-binding protein, with protein METAIRVENLSCGYDRRPVLEGLSFDLRQGEMLGVIGPNGSGKSTLIRALTRILPLSRGRIALYGTPLQDYTVREIAREVAVIPQQTPVTFAFSSLDVVMMGRTPHLKRFRREGPEDLDIALEAMRRTDCLAFRDRPIHELSGGERQRVIIARALAQQPSILLLDEPTSFLDLNHQVEIFDLLRHVCARDGLAVLCVSHDLNLSSEYCHRLMMLKEGRIYTDGPPEHILTQGHIKAVFETDVTVIKSPYSGSPQIILKPGD; from the coding sequence ATGGAAACCGCCATCCGCGTAGAAAACCTCTCCTGTGGTTATGATCGTCGCCCGGTGCTGGAGGGCCTGTCGTTCGACCTGCGCCAGGGCGAGATGCTGGGGGTGATCGGGCCGAATGGATCGGGGAAAAGCACGTTGATACGCGCGCTCACGCGGATCCTGCCGCTGAGCCGGGGACGCATCGCGCTCTACGGGACGCCGCTTCAGGATTACACGGTCCGCGAGATCGCGCGCGAGGTCGCCGTCATTCCCCAGCAGACGCCCGTTACCTTCGCCTTCTCCTCGCTGGACGTCGTCATGATGGGCAGGACGCCCCACCTGAAGCGTTTCAGGAGAGAGGGCCCCGAAGACCTCGACATCGCCCTCGAAGCCATGAGGCGGACCGACTGCCTCGCGTTCAGAGATCGTCCCATACACGAACTGTCCGGAGGCGAAAGGCAGCGGGTCATCATCGCCCGGGCGCTGGCGCAGCAGCCGTCGATCCTTCTCCTGGACGAACCGACCTCTTTCCTGGATCTGAACCACCAGGTCGAGATATTCGATCTGCTCCGCCACGTGTGCGCCCGTGACGGGCTCGCCGTGCTGTGCGTGTCCCACGATCTCAATCTCTCGTCAGAATACTGCCACAGGCTGATGATGCTGAAAGAAGGGCGTATCTACACCGACGGTCCGCCCGAGCACATCCTTACCCAGGGACACATCAAGGCGGTCTTCGAGACCGATGTGACCGTCATAAAAAGCCCCTATTCGGGTTCGCCGCAGATCATCCTGAAACCGGGAGACTGA